One genomic region from Mesorhizobium terrae encodes:
- a CDS encoding LLM class flavin-dependent oxidoreductase translates to MSVVFTFVPPNNTEPLSNTGDARVRSGDVAPALAWNAGFRSWQLEERGAPLAELDEAVAARFKSLQLVVTHGAGELDPVTAARRVVALQALSDGRISLRVPARGFADTEWQPSHIAFWRRTDEYLMLLKRLWANERPIDHEGPFYSVAGGFVPRKQPPSVHVPIRMSGLSGTALNVAGKHADVFELTAGSPDEARLLAGRVRAAAARHGRQGKVRFALPVHWVADDAHANAGFADLPRLPAQAALSLLGFIDAGVSEFMVAGIETTADLDAFGHVASFVRNSLARRDAAWAASSAVAAGRFDLVQRYGF, encoded by the coding sequence ATGAGCGTCGTGTTCACTTTCGTGCCCCCCAATAACACTGAACCACTGTCCAACACCGGCGATGCTCGCGTCCGGAGCGGCGATGTAGCGCCGGCGCTCGCCTGGAATGCGGGCTTCCGGTCCTGGCAACTCGAAGAACGGGGCGCGCCACTCGCAGAGCTCGATGAGGCCGTTGCGGCTCGCTTCAAATCGCTGCAACTCGTCGTCACGCATGGGGCCGGAGAACTGGATCCTGTGACGGCCGCGCGTCGCGTGGTTGCCTTGCAAGCACTGAGCGACGGCCGCATCTCGTTGCGCGTACCTGCTCGAGGCTTCGCAGACACTGAGTGGCAACCCAGCCACATCGCATTCTGGCGGCGTACGGACGAGTATCTGATGCTGTTGAAGCGGCTGTGGGCGAATGAAAGGCCGATCGACCATGAGGGGCCGTTCTACAGCGTTGCCGGCGGCTTCGTGCCGCGCAAGCAGCCTCCGAGCGTCCATGTGCCGATCCGCATGAGTGGGCTTTCCGGAACAGCGCTGAACGTTGCCGGCAAGCATGCCGACGTCTTTGAACTGACAGCCGGTTCTCCGGACGAGGCGCGGCTATTGGCAGGCCGGGTCCGCGCGGCGGCGGCAAGGCACGGTCGGCAAGGCAAGGTTCGCTTCGCATTGCCTGTTCATTGGGTTGCAGACGATGCACACGCCAATGCCGGTTTCGCAGACCTGCCTCGGTTGCCGGCGCAGGCAGCACTTTCGCTGCTTGGCTTCATCGATGCGGGCGTATCCGAGTTCATGGTTGCGGGCATCGAGACCACGGCCGATCTCGATGCGTTCGGCCATGTCGCGTCCTTCGTGCGGAACTCGCTGGCACGGCGGGACGCAGCTTGGGCCGCAAGCTCAGCCGTCGCGGCCGGCCGTTTCGATCTGGTTCAAAGATACGGCTTCTGA
- the hflX gene encoding GTPase HflX, whose protein sequence is MTKQGDAGRKGRGQSTDVKGEGGDKATRALVIVPVLPNHPRQEDDSGRVRLARSPEARLDEAVGLTRAIDLDPVQTSITIVAEPRPATLLGSGKVSELAEAVKDKHAELAIIDHPLTPVQQRNLEKELNVKVLDRTGLILEIFGERARTKEGTLQVELAHLNYQKGRLVRSWTHLERQRGGAGFLGGPGETQIEADRRALQEKIIRLKRELETVRRTRDLHRAKRKKVPFPVVAIVGYTNAGKSTLFNLLTGAGVLAEDMLFATLDPTLRRVRLPHGTPVILSDTVGFISDLPTHLVAAFRATLEEVVEADLVIHLRDISDPDTAAQAEDVERILADLGVDAANTDRVVEVWNKIDLLDEGNRDRLLAESADGRRPPVAISAVTGEGIDALKSLIETRVSGELQRVEVTLQPAQLGLVDWLYRNGDVVARTDNEDGSVLLSLMATESAREEIEGRLHRRIQG, encoded by the coding sequence TTGACCAAGCAAGGTGACGCGGGCCGCAAAGGCCGCGGACAATCAACAGACGTTAAGGGCGAGGGCGGCGACAAAGCCACCCGCGCCCTCGTCATTGTGCCCGTGCTGCCGAATCATCCCAGGCAGGAGGACGACAGCGGCCGGGTGCGACTGGCACGGTCGCCCGAGGCGCGGCTCGATGAAGCCGTCGGCCTGACCCGCGCCATCGATCTCGATCCAGTCCAGACTTCAATCACCATTGTCGCGGAACCGCGACCGGCGACCCTGCTCGGCTCGGGCAAGGTTTCTGAACTGGCAGAGGCGGTCAAGGACAAGCACGCGGAACTGGCCATCATCGACCATCCGCTCACTCCGGTGCAGCAGCGCAATCTGGAGAAGGAATTGAACGTCAAGGTGTTGGACCGCACCGGTCTCATCCTTGAGATTTTCGGCGAGCGCGCCCGCACCAAGGAAGGCACGCTGCAGGTCGAACTCGCACATCTCAACTACCAGAAGGGCCGGCTGGTGCGCAGCTGGACCCACCTTGAGCGCCAGCGTGGCGGCGCCGGTTTTCTGGGCGGCCCGGGCGAAACGCAGATCGAGGCCGACCGCCGTGCCCTGCAAGAGAAGATCATCCGGCTGAAGCGTGAATTGGAGACGGTGCGGCGCACGCGCGATCTGCATCGGGCCAAACGCAAGAAGGTGCCTTTTCCCGTGGTTGCCATCGTCGGCTACACCAATGCCGGCAAGTCGACCCTGTTCAACCTGTTGACGGGGGCGGGGGTGTTGGCAGAGGACATGTTGTTCGCGACGCTCGATCCCACGCTGCGCCGTGTACGGCTGCCGCATGGCACACCGGTAATTCTGTCTGACACGGTCGGCTTCATCTCCGATCTGCCGACACATCTGGTGGCGGCCTTCCGAGCGACGTTGGAAGAGGTGGTGGAGGCCGATCTTGTAATTCACTTGCGCGATATTTCGGACCCGGACACTGCCGCGCAGGCCGAGGATGTGGAACGCATCCTGGCCGATCTTGGTGTGGATGCCGCCAACACCGACCGTGTCGTCGAGGTCTGGAACAAGATCGACCTGCTAGACGAAGGCAATCGCGACCGCCTGCTGGCGGAGAGCGCCGACGGCAGGCGTCCGCCGGTTGCCATTTCCGCGGTGACGGGCGAAGGCATCGATGCACTTAAGTCGCTGATCGAGACCCGCGTGTCGGGTGAATTGCAGCGGGTCGAAGTCACCTTGCAGCCGGCACAGCTTGGGCTGGTCGACTGGCTCTATCGCAACGGCGACGTTGTTGCGCGCACCGACAACGAGGACGGCAGCGTTTTACTTTCGCTGATGGCGACGGAAAGCGCGCGGGAAGAGATCGAAGGTCGCCTGCATCGCCGGATCCAAGGCTAG
- a CDS encoding aromatic amino acid transaminase, producing the protein MFEDLQPAPTDKILALIGLYRADPRTDKVDLGVGVYKDRAGKTVVMRAVRAAEKRLLETQDTKTYLGLAGDLAFNAAMADLVFGKSADVTRIRSAQAPGGSGALRLAAELLKRTRPDAVVWISNPTWPNHIPMMRGAGLTVREYPYFDAESGTVRFDAMLAALKEAKSGDAVLLHGCCHNPTGANLTAAQWAEVADLLVARGLLPFVDIAYQGFGEGLEADAAGLRIVAGKVPEMLVAASCSKNFAVYRDRVGAAMIMGRTGPEADMAQGHMLAAARTLYSMPPDHGAAAVRIVLEDKDLRADWEAELEEMRQRMLRLRVAFAEALRRQSNSDRFDFIAEHRGMFSRLGLREDQVERLRAEHGVYMVGDSRINVAGLPEDGLDKLAKAIVSVLD; encoded by the coding sequence ATGTTCGAAGACTTGCAGCCCGCGCCGACAGACAAGATCCTGGCCCTGATCGGCCTTTATCGCGCGGACCCGCGCACCGACAAAGTCGATCTCGGCGTCGGCGTCTACAAGGACCGCGCGGGCAAGACCGTGGTGATGCGCGCCGTACGCGCGGCTGAAAAGCGCCTGCTGGAGACGCAGGACACCAAGACCTATCTCGGTCTGGCCGGCGACCTTGCTTTCAACGCCGCAATGGCGGATCTCGTATTCGGTAAGAGCGCCGACGTCACACGCATTCGCTCCGCGCAAGCGCCGGGCGGCTCCGGTGCGCTGCGCCTGGCGGCCGAGCTTCTCAAGCGCACCAGGCCGGATGCCGTGGTGTGGATTTCCAACCCGACCTGGCCGAACCACATCCCCATGATGCGCGGCGCCGGCCTGACTGTCCGGGAATACCCCTATTTCGATGCGGAAAGCGGCACCGTGCGCTTCGACGCCATGCTGGCGGCGTTGAAGGAAGCCAAGAGCGGCGATGCCGTGCTTTTGCACGGGTGCTGCCACAACCCGACCGGCGCCAATCTGACAGCGGCTCAATGGGCCGAAGTGGCGGACCTGCTGGTAGCGCGCGGCCTGCTGCCTTTCGTCGACATCGCTTACCAGGGGTTTGGCGAAGGCCTTGAGGCCGATGCAGCCGGTCTGCGCATCGTCGCGGGCAAGGTGCCGGAAATGCTGGTCGCGGCCAGCTGTTCCAAGAACTTTGCCGTCTATCGCGACCGCGTTGGCGCGGCGATGATCATGGGCAGGACTGGCCCGGAAGCTGACATGGCCCAAGGCCACATGCTGGCCGCAGCCCGCACGCTCTATTCCATGCCGCCGGATCACGGTGCGGCGGCGGTCCGTATCGTCCTCGAAGACAAGGACCTGCGAGCCGATTGGGAAGCCGAGCTTGAGGAAATGCGCCAGCGCATGCTGCGACTGCGCGTCGCCTTCGCCGAGGCGTTGCGCCGCCAGTCCAATTCCGATCGCTTCGACTTCATCGCCGAGCATCGCGGCATGTTCTCGCGCCTCGGCCTGCGCGAAGACCAGGTTGAGCGGCTCCGGGCCGAACACGGCGTCTATATGGTTGGTGACAGCCGCATCAACGTAGCGGGTCTACCTGAGGATGGGCTGGACAAGCTCGCCAAGGCGATCGTTTCAGTGCTCGACTAG
- a CDS encoding FAD/NAD(P)-binding protein produces MIERSRNSVIIIGGGASGVILTAHLLRSTDPGLRVTLVERRDSFGKGMAYSTILPDHLLNVAATNMSAFPDDPGHYWRWLVENRLVAANAGPVYTPRGIYGRYLEHVLATCVERESATGRLRLVKQECIGVATTQGGVEARLADGTSLVGHVVVLATGHDEAPATDQNFALRVGSAEDTPLDPDARVLVLGTGLSMADAWLTLQHRGHKGEVVAVSRRGLLPWPHQKGNPIKLDSADIPLGTELSYFVDWFHKLVRETEKAGGNWRDVVDGLRPFNQRIWQNWPATAKRRFLEHTKAWWDIHRHRMAPQIHAKVSEAVRSGRLRLLAARVLDTQPDGDHGRKVRLLPRRSRETETLHVGRVYDCTGIVKDVSTGSIAVIRSLTDRGLARPDPLRLGLDVTPDCAVIDASGSVSDRLFAVGPLTRGTFFEIDAVPDIRNQTARLAGRLTQQSAPGFR; encoded by the coding sequence ATGATCGAGCGTTCGCGCAATTCCGTCATCATCATTGGCGGTGGCGCCAGTGGCGTCATTCTCACAGCACATCTGTTGCGTTCGACCGATCCGGGTTTGCGTGTCACGCTGGTCGAGCGTCGCGACAGTTTCGGCAAGGGCATGGCCTATTCCACCATCTTGCCCGACCATCTCCTGAACGTCGCCGCCACCAATATGAGCGCGTTTCCCGATGATCCTGGCCACTACTGGCGCTGGCTCGTGGAAAACCGGCTCGTCGCGGCCAATGCCGGGCCGGTCTACACGCCACGCGGCATCTATGGGCGTTATCTCGAGCATGTTCTGGCCACTTGCGTCGAACGCGAAAGCGCTACCGGCCGCCTGCGGCTGGTGAAGCAGGAATGCATCGGTGTCGCCACCACGCAGGGCGGCGTCGAGGCACGGCTGGCCGACGGCACCAGCCTGGTCGGTCATGTCGTCGTGCTCGCCACCGGTCACGACGAGGCGCCGGCCACGGACCAGAATTTCGCGCTCCGTGTCGGCTCGGCCGAAGATACGCCACTGGACCCTGACGCCCGGGTGCTTGTGCTCGGAACCGGCCTCAGCATGGCCGACGCGTGGCTCACGCTCCAGCATCGTGGACACAAGGGCGAAGTCGTTGCCGTATCGCGACGCGGGCTGCTGCCCTGGCCGCACCAGAAGGGCAACCCGATCAAGCTCGACAGCGCCGACATCCCACTTGGTACTGAGCTCTCCTATTTCGTGGACTGGTTCCACAAACTGGTGCGCGAGACCGAAAAAGCCGGCGGCAACTGGCGCGACGTCGTCGATGGGCTGAGGCCGTTCAACCAGCGCATCTGGCAGAATTGGCCTGCTACCGCCAAACGCCGCTTTCTCGAACACACCAAGGCCTGGTGGGATATCCACCGCCACCGCATGGCGCCGCAGATCCATGCGAAGGTGAGCGAAGCTGTGCGTTCCGGCCGGTTAAGGCTCCTTGCAGCGCGCGTCCTCGATACGCAGCCGGACGGTGATCATGGACGCAAGGTGCGGCTCTTGCCGCGCCGCTCGCGCGAAACGGAAACACTGCATGTCGGTCGTGTCTATGACTGCACCGGCATCGTGAAGGACGTGTCGACCGGTTCGATTGCCGTCATCCGCTCGCTGACTGATCGCGGCCTGGCACGCCCTGACCCGTTGCGCCTCGGTCTCGACGTCACGCCGGACTGTGCGGTGATCGACGCAAGCGGCTCGGTTTCCGACCGGCTGTTCGCTGTCGGCCCGCTGACGCGCGGCACATTCTTCGAGATCGACGCCGTCCCCGATATCCGCAACCAGACGGCAAGGCTGGCGGGAAGATTGACGCAGCAAAGCGCGCCGGGCTTTCGCTGA
- the ampC gene encoding class C beta-lactamase has product MRNITFSRLGSVAFAWLALGANAQAAESEQGQLGRIVAKAIEPVMKENDVLGMAVAVTIKGKRYFFNYGVASKESGQKVTENTIFEIGSISKTFTATLAAYAQQTGTMALSDPAVKYMPALAGSALEKVSLLDLGTYAAGGLPLQFPDSVKGQDGIVAFFKSWRPDYAAGTYRQYSNPSIGLFGELAAKSMGKPFADLMEQKLFPAFGLTSTFIKVPESRMADYAFGYSKADKPIRVSSGPFGSEAYGVKTTSTDMARYLELNMDSSSLDAAMKGAIVATHTGYYKVDNTTQGLGWETYSYPTTLDVLLAGNSSDMALKPHKVERLVPPQEAGDDVLINKTGSTNGFGAYAVFVPAEKIGIVMLANKSYPNPIRVKAAYQIITAIEKQPGLLNAR; this is encoded by the coding sequence ATGAGAAATATTACCTTTTCGAGGCTTGGGTCTGTTGCTTTTGCCTGGCTCGCGCTCGGCGCGAATGCGCAGGCGGCGGAAAGCGAACAAGGTCAACTCGGCCGCATCGTCGCCAAGGCGATCGAACCGGTCATGAAGGAAAACGACGTTCTCGGCATGGCCGTTGCCGTTACCATCAAGGGCAAGCGCTACTTCTTCAACTACGGCGTGGCATCGAAGGAAAGCGGCCAGAAGGTCACTGAAAACACCATTTTCGAGATCGGTTCGATCAGCAAGACCTTCACCGCCACGCTTGCCGCCTATGCGCAGCAAACCGGTACGATGGCTCTATCGGATCCAGCGGTCAAATACATGCCGGCCTTGGCTGGCAGCGCGCTCGAGAAGGTCAGTCTGCTTGATCTCGGCACCTATGCCGCCGGCGGCCTGCCCCTGCAGTTTCCGGACAGCGTGAAGGGTCAGGATGGAATTGTCGCCTTCTTCAAGAGCTGGCGGCCGGACTATGCTGCCGGCACCTACCGCCAGTACTCCAACCCGAGCATCGGCCTCTTCGGAGAATTGGCCGCCAAGAGCATGGGCAAGCCTTTCGCTGATCTGATGGAGCAGAAGCTTTTCCCCGCGTTCGGCCTGACGAGCACCTTCATCAAGGTCCCTGAATCCCGCATGGCCGATTATGCTTTCGGCTATTCGAAGGCCGACAAGCCGATCCGAGTCTCGTCAGGTCCGTTCGGTTCGGAAGCCTATGGCGTCAAGACGACCTCGACGGATATGGCGCGGTATCTGGAACTGAACATGGACAGTTCCAGCCTCGATGCCGCGATGAAAGGCGCGATCGTCGCCACCCACACCGGATATTACAAAGTCGACAACACCACCCAGGGCCTGGGATGGGAGACCTATTCTTATCCGACGACACTCGACGTGCTGCTTGCCGGCAATTCATCGGACATGGCTCTCAAGCCACACAAGGTGGAAAGACTGGTTCCGCCGCAAGAGGCGGGAGATGACGTGCTGATCAACAAGACCGGCTCCACCAACGGCTTTGGTGCCTACGCCGTTTTCGTTCCGGCGGAAAAGATCGGCATCGTCATGCTGGCCAACAAAAGCTATCCCAACCCGATCCGGGTCAAGGCTGCATATCAGATCATCACGGCCATCGAAAAACAGCCGGGTCTGCTGAACGCCCGCTGA
- a CDS encoding SDR family oxidoreductase, with protein MGRFAGKLVVITGAGRGLGAALAISLAELEARLVLCGRNEQALADIASIIVERTGNAPTCIAVDLADVGSVTEASRAILASNPTVDVLVNNGAMWLEGRKEPYTADEVAGVVNAAITGTFLFTQALLPGLERSESPDIVTIGSISGLLNASLHTVSVPFYAAKHGQSAIAEGLKQMLVGSPVRSITIHPPYLDDILPTDPEWEEVAHRAKGGRGTNRDVVEAVIFALTRPRHVTLSMVLDTDNGGQYAAP; from the coding sequence GTGGGACGGTTTGCAGGGAAGCTGGTCGTTATCACCGGTGCGGGAAGGGGGCTGGGTGCGGCTCTTGCCATATCGCTGGCGGAACTCGAAGCCCGTCTCGTTTTGTGCGGTCGCAACGAACAAGCGCTGGCCGATATCGCGTCGATCATCGTGGAACGCACTGGAAATGCACCAACCTGTATTGCCGTCGACCTGGCTGATGTAGGCAGTGTGACTGAGGCAAGCCGGGCGATTTTAGCTTCCAACCCGACAGTCGACGTTCTGGTCAACAATGGCGCGATGTGGCTGGAGGGGCGGAAAGAGCCCTATACGGCCGATGAAGTCGCAGGCGTGGTCAACGCCGCGATTACCGGCACGTTCCTGTTCACGCAGGCGCTTCTGCCCGGGCTGGAGCGTTCGGAAAGCCCCGACATCGTTACGATCGGGTCGATCAGCGGCCTACTCAACGCGTCGTTGCATACGGTCTCGGTGCCATTCTATGCCGCCAAGCATGGCCAGTCAGCGATTGCCGAAGGATTGAAGCAGATGCTGGTCGGCTCGCCAGTTCGCTCGATCACGATCCATCCGCCCTATCTGGACGATATTTTGCCAACCGATCCCGAATGGGAGGAGGTGGCGCATCGCGCCAAAGGCGGGCGCGGCACCAACCGCGATGTCGTCGAGGCTGTGATCTTCGCGCTGACGCGCCCGCGGCATGTCACCTTGTCGATGGTGTTGGACACGGACAATGGTGGCCAATATGCCGCGCCGTGA
- the hfq gene encoding RNA chaperone Hfq yields MAERSQNLQDLFLNSVRKSKNPLTIFLINGVKLTGVVTSFDNFCVLLRRDGHSQLVYKHAISTIMPSQPVQMFDGEESQGG; encoded by the coding sequence ATGGCAGAGCGTTCGCAAAATCTTCAGGACCTATTCCTGAACTCGGTGCGCAAGAGCAAGAACCCACTGACGATCTTCCTCATCAACGGAGTGAAGTTGACCGGGGTCGTGACCTCGTTCGACAATTTCTGCGTATTGCTGCGGCGTGACGGGCATTCCCAGCTCGTTTACAAACATGCCATTTCCACGATCATGCCGAGCCAACCGGTTCAGATGTTCGATGGTGAGGAAAGCCAAGGCGGCTAA
- the mazG gene encoding nucleoside triphosphate pyrophosphohydrolase has translation MKPSKDISRLIEIMAALRAPVTGCPWDVEQTFSTIAPYTIEEAYEVADAIARDDMDNLREELGDLLLQVVYHAQMADEEGEFAFGDVVEAITRKMIRRHPHVFGDQEARDAGMAKGMWEKIKAEEKAERRAARLERGQDPEDHGNGFLDSVPVALPALTRALKLQEKAARVGFDWSEAAPILDKIEEEVAELREALAKGDTASIKDEFGDMLFAVVNLGRHLKVDSEAALAGTNDKFRKRFHYVERTLDQSGGSLEQATLDEMEALWQKAKSEP, from the coding sequence ATGAAGCCCTCCAAGGACATCTCCCGCCTCATCGAAATCATGGCGGCGCTGCGCGCGCCGGTCACCGGCTGCCCGTGGGATGTCGAGCAGACCTTTTCTACCATCGCGCCTTACACGATCGAGGAAGCCTACGAGGTGGCGGATGCCATCGCCCGCGACGACATGGACAACCTGCGCGAGGAACTCGGCGACCTCCTGCTTCAGGTTGTCTATCACGCGCAAATGGCTGACGAAGAAGGTGAATTTGCTTTCGGCGATGTGGTCGAAGCCATCACCAGGAAGATGATCCGCCGCCACCCGCACGTCTTCGGCGACCAAGAGGCGCGCGATGCCGGCATGGCCAAGGGCATGTGGGAAAAGATCAAGGCCGAGGAGAAGGCGGAGCGTCGCGCCGCCCGACTGGAGCGCGGGCAGGACCCCGAGGATCATGGCAACGGGTTCCTGGATTCCGTGCCGGTCGCCCTGCCCGCTCTCACCCGGGCGTTGAAGCTGCAGGAGAAAGCGGCCCGTGTCGGTTTCGATTGGAGCGAGGCCGCTCCGATCCTCGACAAGATCGAGGAAGAGGTCGCCGAACTGCGCGAAGCACTTGCCAAGGGCGACACCGCCTCGATCAAGGACGAATTCGGCGACATGCTGTTCGCCGTCGTCAATCTCGGCCGTCATCTCAAGGTCGATTCGGAGGCCGCGCTCGCCGGCACCAACGATAAATTCCGCAAACGCTTTCACTATGTGGAACGGACGCTGGACCAGTCAGGCGGCAGCCTGGAGCAGGCGACATTGGATGAAATGGAAGCGCTCTGGCAGAAAGCCAAGAGCGAGCCCTAA
- a CDS encoding LysR family transcriptional regulator has product MVRPHLPLNALRAFEASARHLSFTKAAIELCVTQAAVSHHVKSLEGQLNVILFNRLPRGLMLTPEGETLLPALREAFDRIAGTLERFEGGHYREVLRVGAVATLAVGWLLPRLADFQARHPFIDLRLSTNNNRVDIAAEGLDYAIRFGAGAWHGVEAVRLLEAPLSALCVPSIAEQLHTPADVSRHTLLRSYRADEWPQWLAAAGAPANMPVPKSIVFDSSLAMMEAAFQGAGIALAPPLMFSRHLLADAIRQPFSVAVTMGSYWLTRLQSRAETPAMVAFHDWLVEAANA; this is encoded by the coding sequence GTGGTTCGACCTCATCTTCCCCTCAACGCGCTGCGGGCATTCGAAGCTTCGGCGCGGCACCTTAGCTTCACCAAGGCGGCGATCGAGCTGTGCGTGACGCAGGCCGCCGTCAGCCATCACGTAAAGAGCCTCGAAGGCCAATTGAACGTCATCCTGTTCAACCGGCTGCCTCGCGGCCTGATGCTGACGCCGGAAGGCGAAACGTTGCTGCCGGCGCTGCGCGAGGCGTTCGACCGCATCGCCGGAACGCTGGAACGTTTCGAGGGTGGCCACTATCGCGAGGTGTTGCGCGTCGGTGCGGTGGCGACGTTGGCGGTCGGCTGGCTGTTGCCGCGCCTCGCCGATTTCCAGGCGCGGCATCCTTTCATCGATCTGCGTCTTTCCACGAACAACAACCGTGTCGACATCGCCGCCGAGGGGCTGGACTACGCGATCCGCTTCGGGGCAGGGGCATGGCATGGTGTCGAGGCGGTCCGACTGCTGGAGGCACCACTTTCGGCGCTATGCGTTCCCAGCATCGCGGAGCAGCTCCACACGCCGGCCGACGTTTCCAGGCACACGCTGCTGCGTTCCTACCGCGCCGACGAGTGGCCGCAATGGCTGGCCGCGGCCGGCGCGCCGGCTAACATGCCGGTGCCGAAGAGCATCGTCTTCGATTCCTCGCTCGCCATGATGGAAGCGGCCTTCCAGGGTGCCGGCATTGCCTTGGCGCCGCCGCTGATGTTTTCCCGCCACCTCTTGGCCGACGCCATTCGGCAGCCCTTCTCCGTTGCCGTGACCATGGGGAGTTATTGGCTGACTCGCCTGCAGTCGCGCGCCGAAACGCCGGCAATGGTGGCTTTCCATGACTGGCTGGTGGAGGCAGCGAACGCCTGA
- a CDS encoding D-amino-acid transaminase codes for MPRIAYVNGRYVAHRDAAVHIEDRGYQFADGVYEVCEVARGFIVDMTRHLERLDRSLRELAMAWPVDRKALAIIVREVVRRNRVVNGLVYLQVTRGVAPRDHVFPSPDTPSSLVVTAKRVDPAASARKAESGVKVITVPENRWERVDIKTIGLLPNVLAKQKAKEAGAQEAWFVDPDGTVKEGGSTNAWIVTRDGALVTRPADTGILRGITRTTIFDVAAKLGLRIEERAFTVDEAKTAREAFVSSATLIAMPVVAIDGQAVANGHPGSVTLSLRQAFFDVAEKSPA; via the coding sequence ATGCCGCGCATTGCCTATGTCAACGGACGCTATGTCGCGCACCGTGACGCCGCCGTGCATATTGAGGATCGCGGTTATCAGTTCGCAGACGGCGTCTACGAGGTGTGCGAGGTCGCGCGCGGCTTCATCGTCGACATGACCCGTCATCTTGAGCGCCTCGACAGGTCGTTGCGGGAACTGGCCATGGCATGGCCGGTCGACCGCAAGGCGCTGGCGATTATCGTTCGCGAAGTGGTACGCCGCAATCGCGTGGTCAACGGGCTGGTTTATCTGCAGGTGACGCGCGGCGTCGCTCCGCGCGATCACGTCTTCCCCTCGCCGGATACACCGTCCTCGCTGGTGGTGACGGCGAAGCGGGTCGATCCCGCCGCATCCGCCAGGAAGGCCGAGTCCGGCGTGAAGGTGATCACGGTTCCGGAGAACCGCTGGGAGCGCGTCGACATCAAGACCATTGGGCTGCTGCCCAACGTCCTGGCCAAGCAGAAAGCCAAGGAGGCCGGCGCGCAGGAGGCCTGGTTTGTCGATCCCGATGGTACCGTCAAGGAAGGCGGCTCGACCAACGCATGGATCGTGACCCGGGACGGCGCGCTGGTAACGCGGCCGGCCGACACGGGAATCCTGCGCGGCATCACCCGCACGACGATCTTCGACGTCGCAGCCAAGCTTGGCCTGCGAATCGAGGAACGGGCGTTCACGGTCGATGAGGCGAAAACGGCGCGCGAAGCCTTTGTCAGTTCGGCAACCCTGATCGCCATGCCGGTTGTAGCCATCGACGGTCAGGCCGTTGCCAACGGCCACCCTGGATCGGTAACACTTTCGTTGAGACAAGCGTTTTTTGACGTTGCGGAAAAAAGTCCGGCCTGA